The nucleotide window AGCAACTTGTGCAACGAGCGTACGTACGTTCAACGCAAAAGCAGCAGAACTTGAGAACACGGTTGTTGTTTGTATTTCTGCTGACCTACCGTTTGCTGCGGGCCGCTTCTGTGAACTAGAAGGCATTGAAGGCGTTCAACACGCTTCAACTTTCCGTTCTCCTGCATTCGCATCAGACTACGGCGTAGCGATCGCTGAAGGCCCACTATCAGGCTTAACAACACGTGCAGTTGTCGTTGTTGATGAAAAAGGTGTGGTGACACACAGCGAGTTGGTTGCAGAGATCACTGAAGAACCAAACTACGAAGCGGCACTTGCAGCACTGTAAGTCTCACTTTGAGACAACAATGTCTTCAGCTCGTATTAACCTAATTTAGGTCGGTATCGAGCAATAAAAAAAGAGCAGCCATTAGCTGCTCTTTCTGTTTTTATACGGATTACTTTTCAATGCTGAATAGTTTCAGATATCGAACTGTTTTCTACATGCTGAAGTAGCAGATTACAACTGTTCTAAACGAGCATAAGCCGTTACTAACCACTTGATGCCTTCACCGTTAAACGCGACTTGAACTCGGCTCTGCGGGCCACTTCCCTCGAAATTGATGATAGTGCCTTCACCAAACTTAGGGTGCTTAACGCGAGAACCCAAACTAAAACCTGTTTCGTTAAAGTTCTCTTTCACGGCGGTTTGGCTAAAGCGGCCACTGCTTGCAGGACGGCTCACTTGCGCTTTCATACGAACCTCATCCAGACATGTCTCTGGTAGTTCACGAATAAAGCGTGATGGTTTGTGGTACTTGTCCTGACCGTACAAACGACGCATCTCAGCGTAAGTGATGTAAAGCTTCTCCATCGCACGCGTCATGCCTACGTAACACAGGCGACGCTCTTCTTCTAAGCGCCCTGCTTCTTCTGCAGACATCTGGCTTGGGAACATACCCTCTTCCACACCCACCATGAAGACCATCGGGAACTCTAGGCCTTTAGCGCTGTGCAGAGTCATTAACTGAACCGCATCATCAAACTCATCAGCTTGGCCTTCGCCCGCTTCCAAAGCCGCATGAGTTAAGAATGCTGTTAGCATGCTCATTTCATCCGCTTCTTCTGGTTTTTCAAACTGACGCGTTGCCGTTACTAATTCTTCCAAGTTCTCAATACGTGCCTTCGACTTCTCGCCCTTCTCTTGCTCGTACATCGCAAACAAGCCCGACGATTTGATCACGTGGTCGGTTTGCTCATGAAGCCTCAGTTCTATCGTGTCATCTTCAAGCGCATTGATAAGCTCGATAAAGCGGCTCAATGCACCCGCAGCACGGCCTGGGAGCACTTGCTCTTCTATCAGAGCAATACTGGCTTGCCACATGGTTGCACCACGGTCACGCGCCGCAAGGCGAATCGTTTCTAACGTTTTATCGCCCAAGCCACGAGTCGGCGTATTGACGACACGTTCGAATGCCGCATCATTGCTGCGGTTACTCATTAAGCGCAGGTAGCTCAAGGCATCTCTGATTTCTTGACGCTCGAAGAATCGCATGCCGCCATAGATTCGGTAAGGTAGACCACCTTGAATCAAAGCTTCTTCAAGAACACGCGATTGGGCGTTATTACGATACAGCATCGCGGTATCTTCTAGCGCACCGCCTTTCTCTTGCCACTCTTTGATTTTGCTGACCGTGAAACGCGCTTCATCTAGCTCGTTATAAGCCGAGTACACAGAGATTGGCTCGCCATCGTTGCCATCGGTCCACAGCTCTTTACCCATACGCTCAGTGTTGTTCGAGATAAGCTCGTTCGACGCCTGCAGAATGGTTTTGGTTGAACGGTAGTTTTGTTCGAGTCGAACCGTTGAAGCTCCTGGGAATTCATCCAAGAACTTCTGAATATTTTCAATCTTGGCACCACGCCAGCCATAGATAGATTGGTCATCATCACCCACGATCATCACGCGACAATCCGGGCCCGCCATCATACGTAACCAAGCGTATTGGATATTGTTGGTATCTTGAAATTCGTCGACAAGGATATGCTTGAAGCGAGCTTGGTAGTGCTCTCGGATGTGTTTCTTATCGCGCAATAGTTCATGCGATCTCAACAAGATTTCCGCAAAGTCGACCAAGCCAGCACGGTCACATGCTTCTTGGTAAGCAGAATAGATCTTTAACCACGTTTGAGTTATTGGATCATGGTAGGCGTCGATGTGATTTGGGCGTAATCCCTCGTCTTTCTTGC belongs to Vibrio splendidus and includes:
- the uvrD gene encoding DNA helicase II; this encodes MIDPSLLLDGLNDKQREAVAAPLENLLILAGAGSGKTRVLVHRIAWLQSVEQASPFSIMSVTFTNKAAAEMRGRIEELMMGSSSGMWNGTFHGICHRILRAHYLDAKLPEDFQIIDSDDQIRLLRRLIKAQNLDEKQWPAKQASWWINGKKDEGLRPNHIDAYHDPITQTWLKIYSAYQEACDRAGLVDFAEILLRSHELLRDKKHIREHYQARFKHILVDEFQDTNNIQYAWLRMMAGPDCRVMIVGDDDQSIYGWRGAKIENIQKFLDEFPGASTVRLEQNYRSTKTILQASNELISNNTERMGKELWTDGNDGEPISVYSAYNELDEARFTVSKIKEWQEKGGALEDTAMLYRNNAQSRVLEEALIQGGLPYRIYGGMRFFERQEIRDALSYLRLMSNRSNDAAFERVVNTPTRGLGDKTLETIRLAARDRGATMWQASIALIEEQVLPGRAAGALSRFIELINALEDDTIELRLHEQTDHVIKSSGLFAMYEQEKGEKSKARIENLEELVTATRQFEKPEEADEMSMLTAFLTHAALEAGEGQADEFDDAVQLMTLHSAKGLEFPMVFMVGVEEGMFPSQMSAEEAGRLEEERRLCYVGMTRAMEKLYITYAEMRRLYGQDKYHKPSRFIRELPETCLDEVRMKAQVSRPASSGRFSQTAVKENFNETGFSLGSRVKHPKFGEGTIINFEGSGPQSRVQVAFNGEGIKWLVTAYARLEQL
- the tpx gene encoding thiol peroxidase, giving the protein MSHVTFKGAAIPLTGTFPQTGEQAPSFALTAGDLSELTLASLEGKKVVLNIFPSIDTATCATSVRTFNAKAAELENTVVVCISADLPFAAGRFCELEGIEGVQHASTFRSPAFASDYGVAIAEGPLSGLTTRAVVVVDEKGVVTHSELVAEITEEPNYEAALAAL